In the genome of Sporomusaceae bacterium, the window GGACCAGACCGTGGCCGCGAGTGGTGCGGTCGATGGTGGCGTCGTGGACGACCACCGGCACACCGTCGGCAGACAGGCGCACGTCAAGTTCCCAGAAATCGGCGCCCTGAGCAGCGGCGGCGGAGAAGGCGGCCATAGTATTCTCGGGATATTCCGCGCTTGCCCCGCGGTGGGCGCCCACCAGAGGGCTGGCCGCGTCCGACAGGGCGTCGCGAAATGAAACAGATTTAAGCATCGGTTTTCCTCATATTCTCCGCGTTTGCGGTGCGCGGGCAAAAAAAGACCCTAGCCTGGGCTAGGGTCTTAGCGTTTTAGTACGAGCGTTTGCTGGCTTGGAAACAGTCGCGGCAGTATACCGGACGGCCGGCGGTGGGGTTGAAGGGAACCTGGGTCTCGATGCCGCAACCGCTGCAGGTTACGGTGAACATTTCCCGGTCCGGGCGGTCGTTGCGGCTTTGTTTACGGGCAGCGCGGCAGGTCGGGCAGCGGGACGGGTCGTTCTGGAATCCTTTTTCAGCATAGAAGGCTTGCTCGGCGGCGGTGAAGGCAAATTCTACGCCACAATCCTTGCAAGTGAGAGTCCTGTCTTCGTACATTACTCTTAACCAACCTCCTTAATGAAATCACTAAAACAAATGCCAGTCGGTTGGTAAGACTAACCTGCGAATACGGACCGGGACAATTTGTCTAGCTTACTATATAATAACCATTAGTTAACAGATATGTCAAGATTCGCTGAGTATTTTCTCAAGTTCATCCAGCAACGAAGAGAATTTTTGCAGCGTTACCTCGATGGGTTTGGGGGTGGACATGTCGACCCCGGCCCGTTTGAGGATATCGATGGAGTAGTCGCTGCCGCCGCTCTTGAGGAAATTGATATAACGCTCCTGGGCGGGCTGACCTTCCTTCTGGATCTGGTCGGCGAGGGCGGTGGCGGCGGCGTAACCGGTCACATACTGGTACACGTAGAAGTGCCAGTA includes:
- a CDS encoding zinc-ribbon domain containing protein, translating into MYEDRTLTCKDCGVEFAFTAAEQAFYAEKGFQNDPSRCPTCRAARKQSRNDRPDREMFTVTCSGCGIETQVPFNPTAGRPVYCRDCFQASKRSY